The genomic stretch CAGGGCGCCATCGGGGCCGGTCAGATGCTCCTGGCCAACGACCTCGTCAAGATTCTTCGGCCGCAGCCTGTCGGCCAGCGGCCGCCCGGGCGGCGCCTTCTCCGGTTCGTCAACGCTGAACAGATCGGCCATGCACTTCTTTTGGTTTGGAGCGCGATCCCTTCAGATCGAACTCAGTAACGCAACACCTGGCGCAGTATCTGCCCGCCGCGCTCGACGGTAAAGCGCCACCAGCGCGTATCCTGCTGGGCTACCTGCGCCAGCATTGCAGCGGTGTCGATGGTGGTGCCGTTGACCTCGCGCACGATATCGCCCGGCTGGAAGCCGAAATCGGCGGCCGGCGAATCGCGGTTGATGTCGATCACCGTGACGCCTTTGAGATCCGTGCGCAGGCCAAGCTTCTGAGCCAGCCGCGGTGACAGTTCGGCAACCTTGGCGCCCGAAAACGGGCTGCGGCCATGCAGCGTCACTTCCGAGGCTTTCGCACCCTCCGGCGCGCGCTCCAGCGCGATGTCCATGGCTGCTTGCTGGCCCTTGGTCAGGATCGCGAAATTCGCCTTGGTGCCGATCGACAGCGTCGCCATGCGATAGTCCAGCGCCTCGATGCTCTCGACGGGCTTGCCGTTGATCTGCAGCACGACATCGCCCGCCTTCAGCCCAGCCTTGGCCGCCGGTCCGGTTGCTTCGACGGAAGAGACCAACGCCCCGGTCGGCTTTTCCATGCCGAGCGATTCGGCGATCTGCGGCGTCACCGCTTCGAACTCGGCGCCGATATAGGGCCGTTCGAAGAAATCGAGGCCTGCCTTGGCGGCATCGGCAAAAGCCCGCACCATGTTTGCGGGGATGGCAAAGCCGATGCCGATCGAGCCGCCGCTGCGGCTGTAGATCGCGGTGTTGATGCCGACCAGCTGGCCGCCCATGTTGATCAGCGCGCCGCCGGAATTGCCGGGATTGATAGCCGCGTCGGTCTGGATGAAATAGCCCGAATCCGAAACGCCGATATGGCTGCGGGCAAGTGCCGAAACGATGCCGCTGGTGGTGGTCTGGCCGACGCCGAAGGGGTTGCCGATGGCCAGCACCAGGTCGCCGACCTCGAGCGCGTCGGAATCGCCGATGGCGATGACCGGGAATGGCTTGTCGGATTCGATCTTGAGCACGGCAAGGTCGAGCGTCTCGTCCTTGAGCATCACCTTGCTGGTGAATTCGCGCCCGTCGGCGGTCGCCACCTTGACCTCGTCGGCATCCTTGATGACGTGGTAATTGGTGACGATGACACCGCTCGGATCGACGAGTACGCCCGAGCCGAGCGAAGACTGCGCGCGCGGCTGGGCGCGGCCGAAAAATTCCTCGAAGAACGGATCACCTTCAAAAGGCGATGTGACCTTGGCCGTCTGCGAGGCGTAGACGTTGACCACGGCCGGCGCCGTCTGCTTGACCAGCGGCGCGAACGAAAGCTGCACCTCCTCGCGGCCGAACGGCACGCGCTTGTCTGGACCGGAGGTGGAATTCTCGCCTTCAACGCCATGCAACAGGTCAGTCAGCACGTCCGACAGGCCGGGATCGGCAGGCTTTGCTGCGTCTTCGGCCAGCGCCTGCCGAACTGCCGGTGCGGCTGCGAACACCATGAAGGCGCAGAGCAGAACGAGGGACAGTCTTTTGGCGCGCATTCGCGAATCCTCCAAGGCAAGTTCGGGCGCATTTGTCCCGACGATTGTGCAAAATCAAAGGCTAAGCCGCTGAAATCCGATTATTTTCTCGTCGGCTGACCGTTGTGGACGCGCCTCGACGCGCAGAATAAGAAAAAGGGGCCCGCAGGCCCCTTCAATTCAGTCAGAAAGAAGTAGCCTTATGCGGCTGCGGCGTCCGCTTCGCTGCCTTCGGCTTCGATGCGGGCGCGATCGCCGGCGCCCTTGGCCGAGGTGTCGCGATCGACGAACTCGATGACGGCCATTGCGGCATTGTCGCCGTGACGGAAGCCCGCCTTCATGATGCGCAGATAGCCGCCATTGCGGTTGGCGTAGCGCGGCGCGATGGTGTCGAACAGACGCTTGACGACGCCTTCATTGCCGATCTGGGCAATGACCTGACGGCGGGCGTGCAGGTCGCCGCGCTTGCCGAGCGTCACTAGCTTCTCGACGATCGGACGCAGGTCCTTGGCCTTCGGCAGCGTGGTGACGATCTGCTCGTGCTCGAGCAGCGACACGGCGAGGTTGGCGAACATCGACTTGCGATGGCTAATGCTTCTAGCGAAGCGGCGGCCTTTGAAACCGTGGCGCATGGCTCTTTTCCTTCTTCAGTTATTCAAGAGGCCGCGGCCTCTGATGGTTTTCCGCATGACCGTCGGA from Mesorhizobium sp. NZP2077 encodes the following:
- a CDS encoding DegQ family serine endoprotease yields the protein MRAKRLSLVLLCAFMVFAAAPAVRQALAEDAAKPADPGLSDVLTDLLHGVEGENSTSGPDKRVPFGREEVQLSFAPLVKQTAPAVVNVYASQTAKVTSPFEGDPFFEEFFGRAQPRAQSSLGSGVLVDPSGVIVTNYHVIKDADEVKVATADGREFTSKVMLKDETLDLAVLKIESDKPFPVIAIGDSDALEVGDLVLAIGNPFGVGQTTTSGIVSALARSHIGVSDSGYFIQTDAAINPGNSGGALINMGGQLVGINTAIYSRSGGSIGIGFAIPANMVRAFADAAKAGLDFFERPYIGAEFEAVTPQIAESLGMEKPTGALVSSVEATGPAAKAGLKAGDVVLQINGKPVESIEALDYRMATLSIGTKANFAILTKGQQAAMDIALERAPEGAKASEVTLHGRSPFSGAKVAELSPRLAQKLGLRTDLKGVTVIDINRDSPAADFGFQPGDIVREVNGTTIDTAAMLAQVAQQDTRWWRFTVERGGQILRQVLRY
- the rplQ gene encoding 50S ribosomal protein L17 — translated: MRHGFKGRRFARSISHRKSMFANLAVSLLEHEQIVTTLPKAKDLRPIVEKLVTLGKRGDLHARRQVIAQIGNEGVVKRLFDTIAPRYANRNGGYLRIMKAGFRHGDNAAMAVIEFVDRDTSAKGAGDRARIEAEGSEADAAAA